A stretch of Nymphalis io chromosome 29, ilAglIoxx1.1, whole genome shotgun sequence DNA encodes these proteins:
- the LOC126779388 gene encoding uncharacterized protein C05D11.13-like — MKVARLNETFPQAEQRRLEQAERQAALRAAETPEQSQARCRQHADYLTSKRTNETPEQSHDRRQQHAEHLASQRAAETPEQSQARRQHNAESMASQRASETPEQSQAWRLQQATYLASQRATETAEAAEARRRAVAERAQQ, encoded by the coding sequence ATGAAAGTAGCTAGACTTAACGAGACGTTTCCACAAGCCGAACAGCGAAGACTTGAACAGGCAGAGCGTCAGGCAGCTCTCAGAGCTGCCGAGACACCAGAGCAGTCCCAAGCTCGGTGTCGACAGCATGCTGATTATTTGACATCTAAACGGACTAATGAGACACCAGAACAGTCCCATGATCGACGTCAACAGCATGCCGAGCATCTAGCATCTCAACGGGCTGCGGAGACACCCGAACAGTCTCAAGCCCGACGTCAACATAACGCGGAATCTATGGCATCTCAACGGGCTTCTGAGACACCCGAACAGTCTCAAGCTTGGCGTCTTCAACAGGCGACATACTTAGCATCCCAAAGAGCTACAGAAACCGCTGAAGCTGCTGAAGCTCGCAGACGCGCTGTTGCTGAAAGGGCACAACAGTGA